The genome window gcgctgctgtcagccaaGTACAAGTACTTTGAGACTCACTATTCCGCATTGAGTGACATTGCTGAGGAAACGTAGGAGGAGAAATATGAAAAAGAGGATGCCGAACGCGATCAGTGGGCCCGCCACGACTGAGAATTGTACCTCGTACCTCTTGACGAGGAAGCGGGTCCCGGACGAGTTTGAGACTGCCGGGTAGGCGATGATGGGCCGTGTGCTGGGGCGCGAAACGGAGATGGTGGGTGGAGTTGTGACgtgggggttggggaggggaatTGCAGCTGCGAGCGTGGCAGTGGCAAACAATAGCGCGAGTGTGTATCTCATTGTGGTTGGTGTGTCGATCTCtgagatgagatggatGATGAGGCATGTATATCAATCAGTGACGACGCGGGGGCCCCTTGAGGCCGTTGAGCCGTTGAGCCGTGAACGCGTTGACAACAGTCCCTTCGGAGAATCGCGGACGCTACGAGACGGAGATCAACAATCTCCCATACTATTCTTGGCATTTGCAGCTGCAGCGCTGTAGCGTAGCGATGGCGGTTGCCGAGCTACGCGAGCGATTTGGTTTGGATCCTAGACATGCTGCCAAGCCATGACGACATGGCTGTTTGCTGTTTCCAAGGCCGCATACCTTGTCAACTGTCGCAACACGTTCGCAATCCAGACAACATACACAATCCCAATGCCAAGGCATAGCCGTCTCTGCATGCTGTGCACTCCAACACCCAAACGGCGTCATAATCCTCGATTCCCCGACCCGTCGCATGCGATGACGCTCTTTATGCATTCCTACATCCCGGTCTTTCCGGCTGACGTCCATCGCCccggcaagcgcgacaCGGCTGGAACCACCTCCGTCCGTGGGCTATCTCGTTGGTGTAAGGTAATTTGGCGGTTTGTCTGATTGGGATTGACAACGGCGGGTGAAGATATCCCCCTCGCCGTTATCCATGGCAGTGAGCGGGTCCGTTGACGCAACCAAGAGGGTAGGAATACCCAAGGAATAGCCGCGTCGCTGGCAAATGCGTCGTAAACACCGCCGACAGCTGACAAGCTTGTTTTGGACACGAATTCCCGCTTTCGCCAGAGTTGCTTTTGGAACACACGGGAATACCGCACCCAGTAAGCTTCGCAAGCAAGCTTGTGGAGTTGGTGACTTGTTCATTATCAAACCCCTCTCGGCCCCTCACCACCCTTGGCCACAGCCCTCTAATCTGACTGAGGCCTTTGTCTAGGTACTTTGGCTGTCTAGTACTTTGGCTGTCAACTCGGGCCGTACGGAGATTGCGCAAACCCGATGGGGACTCCTGGGTCTTGAAAGGACGTGCCTCTGCGATAGGGTCTTTGGAAGCGGTGTTGGTTGGTTGGTCTTGTTTTTACGCCAGCCACACTTTAAAGCGACCATTTTCACTGGAAACGAGCGGAAACAGGCATGAATAGCCATGAGTCAGGCAGGGTTGACGCAGGCCCTGGGCTTGGGGTCAGCTGTTGTTACGACACAGGCACCAACCTGTCCGACATGCAACACTCGTGCCGTGTACTGCTGTGTACTCGACTTaaactcgtcgtcgcaATCGTGCCTCACTGTCTGGACAATAGACAAGGTAGCACAAATCTCACAGACGAGAATGACTCAAACACAGGGGCAGTTACACTAGCAGTTACACTACAAAGCAGCAACTGCCACCTGTGGCTTGATCATCACCCACCATGCCTGTAATACGTCTTACCAAACGCTCCAGCGAAGGGAGCGTGGCGCTCATCGCCGCTGCGGTCGTCTCGTgtgtcgcggcggcgctgttGACCCTCGGTGGACTGTGGTTCTACCACCGCTGGCTGGTGAGCCGTTTCAAATCGACTTTCTTGCTCTCTTccactgaccccagcgaCGAAAGCGAGAACAAGCCGCCCTCGAAGCCCTCGACAAGGTATCTCCCGCCTCGTCCCAgccctcaccctcaaaCTACCCACCCCCACCTGCCTACCCCCCGCTGCGGGCACCACgacgcgcccgccgcccactGATCACCAAACCCAGCATCCCCGACCTCCCCCGCATCAGCGAGGAGCGCATGTCCATGGCGAGCGTGACTCCAAGTGTACAGTCCCGCCCTTCTACCTTTGTGAGCCTGGGACAGCAGGGCCAGCTATGGAGCACCGCAGTGGCGCAGGAAAAGGAGACAGAGGAAGTCATGGGCTCCTGAGGCCCTCCACTTGGTCTTGGGCAGGATATCAAGCTTCATTCCGTCTTTTATCCTGTTCGGCACCCTGCTTGCCACCAGCCATCTTCCGAGGCGTTCGGCATATGCACGCGACCCAGCCGTCTCGGCACGGAGACGGGTCGATTGTAGTACTGTACAAGTGTATAATAGTGATGCGATGCATCCTGTAGTTATCCCTCTCCCCAGATCGTTGCTTCCAGACGTACACAGACATCGTCCACACATACACTCAAGTCCGATCGCGTATCTGACGATCACACAAGCTTGCTCTCCCTCACACCATTCCGCCACAATGGCCTTTTCCTGGGCCGTCGCTCTctgcctcctcgccatcacaATCTTCATTGTCTCTGTGATGACGGCGATACGCTACATCGTGAGTGCTCACTATCATGGCGCCCACAACCAACCCcctctgacaccaggtgctcgcccgccagcgtcgtcgagaGGCAGCCATGCCCAACATGCTCGCtttgccctcctcgtcgagcctTTCTTCACAGTCAACACTCGTCAGTGCAGACGCACCCCTCCTGCCCAAAAAGCCCGAGCCCGTCTAGCCGACGTGTCCTGGACGCCAAAGAGGAACAATGCTACCCGGCGGCGTGGCTCGTGCCGTTGTTCAAATCCATCGATGTATACAAGCTCAGAAGAACACACCTGCAACACGTTATTCATATCTACTGATACACATATGACATTCGCCTCACCCATCACACTTCTGAATTGACTCCCATGGTCTTGGAATCATCACCGCGTTTGTGATAGTCAGGGACGACAGAACAGCCACGGTGACATTGTGGCGTTCTGGACCTGCTGCTAATCTCCAAATCAGCCTTCTCAGCCTTCTCGGGCTAGGGCTAATGCACGCCAAAGTACCTTTTGGGGGAGAGGCTTGAGCACGCAGCCCGCACGGTCGGTAAAGCCACTCGCGGCTCGTGACCGCTACCGCGTCAgtggcgagcgcgggcgTGCGAATCAGCCCCGAGAGGGTTATGCCCACCGAGTGCCCCGCGAGAAAGATGTACGTATACTTGGACCACCAGAACGCAAACCTGGTATTCCCAGTCGACGGTCATCtcgcacgccgccgccccagTCAGATGGGAGCCCGCGCAGTGTCCATGGATGTCAAGTCGCGTTCATGCCACTTTCGCATTTGGGCATGACGGTCGCAGACTCGTTGCGGGGAATGGGGATCGCGGATACGGCGCGGTCGATCTCAGCTCCTGGAGGGTTTGGCTTACATGTACGCCTACGTACTCGTCGACCAAGCGGGGTTGCCAGGTAGCAGGAGGCACCCAATCGTCGCCTGCGGACGGGGGCACCTCCAAGTCTTCCGTCAAACTCCTTTTCCGCAATGACCGGAGACGGGATATCCTTCCAACTCGACGCTCCCTCGAGGGCCGTTGCATGTCGTCTATACAGTACTAGCGTGAGATGTCCGAGTGGCTGTCACCATGCCACGCTATTGTGATGGAGGCAACCACGTGATTCATTCCGCACGGCGAATTCGCCGTAAACCGTGGTTAgtgcgctcggcgccaccgccatcAAGGGCTCAAAAAGCCGGTCAGTACTCCGCAGGCCACACCTGCACCTTTGCCGTGGTTAGAGCGGTGGCCAGTAGTGCTCGCTCGGCACTAGTGGTTGAGCGGGACGGCGGGCCGGTCCGCACCATGCGGAAACGCGTAGCGTATCCCTCACTGATACCCAAGCTGGTGCATGAGATGGAAGTAGAAGGTGGGTGTCACTTGTGGGAGGAATGGAAGTGGAAAGATGATCGCGGACGCGCTCCGAGATTACTCGCAACGGGCACATGGATTGTCTCAAGCTCTGTACACTGCAGAAGACGAGTGATCAGGCAAGATCGTGCTGAAACCACTAGTGTCGCAGAACGTGAGCGCTCCTCTTGTTCTCATGTCGTAAAGACGTATCATATTTGGACTACCCGTACGGAGATGTCTGCCAATCCGAACATGCAACGTAACCTTTGCTAGGGGGGTTAAACAAAACCCGCATCAAAAGCCCGCTTGGCATGTGGCATGTGGCATGTGGCATGTGGCATGTGGCATGAACCGGGATCGCCGGTCGCCAGAGTATGCGGCACGTGCATCACATTGAGCGGGAGACCAATGCCCGTCTCACTTGCATAATTACTGATGCCAGTATTACTGATTACTGCGCCAAGAGCCAAGTGCCAAGATTACTGATAACCAGCCCATGGAGCGTATTTGGTATTCGGGACTGACCGGAGCGAGTGCGCAGTGCGGAAGAGGCACGTGCATGCACCGATGATGATACcggagatggccgaggaggggaTGGTAGAGTACGAGGAATGCGCaagcggcgcaggcgcaggcggtgGGTCGAATAGCGAGcgtgccgacgccaagctcggcacCGGAGGATCCAGGAGCGCTCGAGCTTCACGATGAAGAAACAACACAACATGTGACAGCCAAACTCAACCGCTGATTGGCCAAACATGCCAAGGGTGCCTGTGCCTGTGACGATGATCTACAGGTACAGGCACATGTCCTGAGTGATCCCTGTGACGTCTGTGCGTCGGTGCGTGGCCTGTGCCTGATCTACTGATAGGGCACGCGCTTGCGGGGGCGAGGCGGAAGCGGAAGCGGGTTACAACCACTCGAGATCCAGATGCCACCCAACACGAAGCGGTGCGGCATGTACAATCCCTGTCGGACATGCGCAGGGTCTCGCTGGATCTCGCCGTTATATAGATAGCTCATCGCACATCACATCACCATCACTATCAACACCGACTCCGTCCTCCAAAGCCAACGCAAAGTCCCTCAAGACGTCACTACAACATCCTGTGCATAGCACCATCTACACTAGCCATATACTCGTCGTCTGTCATGGCCAAGAgccccgccgccactgCCATAGACAACAACCCACCAGCACCTCCCTAGCTCCAAGCCAACCTCGAATTACCCATGGTCGTGAACTCGGTGAGTCTAGTCTGGTCGAGTCGAGTCGAGTCGAGTCGAGTCTGTGGCTGACCTCAGACCACCACCTACCAGTCCGAGAAGCAGAAgctgctcgccctcccGCCCGGCAAGCGGGCAGGGCGCACTCACACTCGCACTCGACCCGCCTTCGATGCCCCTCCCCCATACTCGCCCACTGCGGGCAACAACGAAACGACCCTCTTCAcagacgacgagtcggACACAGCCTCCACCGTGTCCACCGACAGTACCTGCTCGTCATGTATTGGTAGCTACTCTTCCACATGCTCGTCTACCTCTTCGCAAGCCGGTACATACTCGTCCACAACCACCAACGGCATCTCGTCAACCACCACTTCGGCGTTCTCGACTCCGGGTGGCTTCGagagcacctcgtcgtacACAAGCTACGACCAAGGCTTCGCAACGTTCATGACCCTCACCACCCGAGTTGTTCCAATCACCTCACTGCCGCCCGCGTACCCTCGCTGCTCCAGTTGCGCCGACGGGTACCCTGCCGCCCAGCTGGGCCTGTCGTGCCCCAACAATTGCATGCCCGCCCACACCTTCTAGCAAGCTATATACTGTAGTACACCTTTCCGCCAATATACTGTATCGCCCGGCCCCTGTAAGAGTAGCTTTTTTGTATGTTGTTGTTGTACCGAGTATGCCCACGTCCAATATGGATTTAATGATCGTCATATGGATTTAATGATCGTCTGCCGCTCGCTGTTCCTCCTGCATTCCATCGCCACCCGCatcgccacccacctcgccaccgccactcaGAAGCTCCAACTGTCGGCCGGCTCCGGAACCTTGGGTTCAGAATGCCCGAGATCCGTGCCTGTACATGTACATCACATCGCCCGGAACCAACCTTGGACCAGTCAGCTGACCAAACCACTCCATCGCCAAGATTCGTTCCTCATCGCCACTAGGCTGCTTGAACATGACGCACATCTGAGACCTTTGATGCCTGCCAATCCTCTCGTTGCCTGCCTGGCACTCGGTGGTCTTATCATGCCCGCGCATCCAATAGCAACTCACTGCTTGCCCCCGTGCGTCCGTAAGCTAACCCACCCTAAACGCTCCTCCACAGTCTTATCTCATTGTCAGTCCAATGAGCACGAGACACCTCTTACGTCGCATCTCACGTCGAGCCCAGCTTTATAACATCAACATGTCTTGGGTCACAACACTTCGCCACCCGCAAACAATCACATTATGCCTTTGAGCGACACGTCGCATTCCAACATTATCACTTCGGAGAACGAGCGCCGATGGATCCCCGCCACCGCGCTACGCCGCCTGCGCTTGCGCCTCAGGCGCAACCACTTCCCGgccctcaaggacgagctctTCCTGACTCCCCTCACTGCCATCACACCCTTCAAGatgtcgtcgcgccgcgGATCGCGCGTATAAGCGCGAATCACGCCCGATGCCTCGTCCTACCCGCGTAACCCGCGTCCAATCTCAAGGTGTACCGTGTCCTTGTCTGCTGTTGTATAGTCTGCGGGCTGCCCTCGCTCTACACTTGTTGTATGTATAATCAATGTATGATATTCAGCTTGAGCAAcactggcggcgcgggagACGGGAGACGCGGGATGTAAGTCTCACATCAGCTGGTTCACCTCAGCCGACTCACGTGAGTGGCTCACATCAGCACGGGCTCACATCAGTCATACGCCACCGCCCAGCCATACCCGCTGCGCAAACGCGCGTCTAGCATCACACCAACGTGACGTTCCACAATTCCTCAGCCAGGTCCCGCTGTCCAGAAATGACGCACCAGACTGTTCCCGTTCCTGTATACAGTATCTCCAGGCCCTCCCTTTCCGGGATCCCCGTTTTGGCCGTGTTGCTTCCAGCCGTGCCTGTAAGAAGGGGTGTGCCTTTGCGTCCATATGTTGTACCAGTTGGTCGCTACCTTGCCGCATCACGTGCGAAGACGCGCGGGATAAACTAGCCTCTCCAACAGGTGGCTTGGGGCTGGCGTGagtgggtggcgagtgtGGCACCACTTTGGCATCACTTGACAGCGTTGAGGCGAGAGGCCAATGAGGGCCTACTATCATATCAAGCCGACGTAATCAGTCTGAGTGGGGGGATGTGAGATTTCCCGCCTCGGTGAATGGGACCATCTCTCAAACATCAGTTTGGGTGCGTCCGGATCGGGATTACTACGCAAAGAGGCACGAGTAGCGACAGGCGGTAAGCGCCAGTTCTAAAGACTACATGTATAAAGAACACGAACACGAACAATCATCCACAACCGTACATAATGGTCACTACCCGAAGCGACGCTGGTTGGGGTCGTCAATCGCCGCCAGCACCATCACATCCGCGCATCGTCTCGCCCGTAGCGTGTTATGCGGACGGATACCAGATCGACTCGCCGTGCTCGTTCACCCGCCACATGATCGGATACGACCCATCCATGTCCCCAACATATGGGATGAGGAAACAGCCTCGGTCGTTCGCGCAGcggctcctcgccctcttgAGACCCGAATCACCGCGATCAAGCCCATGCCCACCACCATACATTCTTTACTGCGATAACGACCTACCCGCATACGAGGATTACAGGTTGCCGCCATACCGCCAGCGCGAGACATGGACAGTTGGCGTCGCGGCATAGATGGCCCATTGTAGCCAACAGGTTCGCACCCATGTTGTATGCATCTTGCTGTATCTCTGCTTTCCAGCCAGCTGGGCGGTTGGGATGTTAGCGGAATTGCCGCGAGTTTCGTGTAAACGAAAATGTTGGATGACTGTACGATACGTCATCTGCCATAACGCGTTTAATCCATCAGCTGACTCCATCATCTGACGGCTCGTGTCGAACGCAACACCACCTGCTACAATCAATTAGTCGAGTCGCTTGACGCTCTCGCTgactcgacctcgccgtACTCTCTGACAGCGTAGAGTTGCCAGACGTCGAGTGGGCGTGTATGCGGCTCGTCCGCCCCGCCCCAAGCCCATTCTGCCCACCCATTCCGCCCACCCCCACTCCACTCGGCAGGCACCATCCGAACTGGGAAACTCGTTATGTAGCAAACACACCCTTGCGTACGGCCGCCAAGATGCCGTCGGGTCCGTAGCCAAATACGGCCTCGCGTCTGTCCGCCGGGTTAGGGCCCCTCGTGCCCCAGATATCTGGACAGATTTACTCGACAAGGTTTCCATTACTGTCTTGGATGATCATGTGGGGAGGGTTCCAGGTTCCAACAGAAGGTGGTGCAAAGAACATCCGCCCTGAATCGAAAGGAACAGGCGAGACTCGGGTCTGCACACCCTGACGGGgctccatctctccatctgGAATGACCTTGCTCCCAAGGTGGATTCTATCTCATTCAGTTCAATTGTCAACCATGTCGACAGATTGTACGGGTTAGTGTTGCGCCATATTGTGGCTGGTGGAAGAATTGTGTTACGAGGCTGAATTGTTTCCTCTGAAATCTTCCAACAGGGCTTGAACTCTTCTGTAACAGCAGTTTCTGGAGCGGGATGTCACGGCCGATGGCAGCCGTGTGGTCATGTCGTTTGTAAAGTCTAGAGTCAGGGAGACACGGGACGTGACTTACACAACAGTGTTCTGCCATCACCACAGCGGCGATTCCTTGAGGTTCTTCACCTCGCCTGGATAGAAGAGCCGCATCGTGTTGTCGAATgctgcgctcgccaccTTCTCCAATGGCTCGCCTCGAATGCTGGCGACGATGTGTGCAATGACCACAACCTGATTGTCAGCTGTACGATCGCCTTGCCCTAGCTCACCTCGGCTGGTTCGTTTCGTCCCTTCACGCCCTTCCCCTCAACAAATTTCTCGGGCTTGACCTtctcgacgacaacgaggTCTTTGGGCAAGTGCTTATACGACGCGTGGCTTGTCGTGACGCTGCACCACGGTGCGTCAGTCTCCAGCAAGAGGCGGTCCAACGGGATAGCTTTCACAACGTCGACGTTCTCCTGTGTCTTGAGCGAGCATCCGTTGATGCCGATATACAATCCCATGTCGACCTGTCGTTAGTGGTTATGAGGTCGAGCTGACTGTAGTCGGTAGCTCGCACTCACCAActccttcatctcgtcAATCGTTCCCGTGAACGAGTGCGCGACACCTCCCGGCCAGTCGGGACCAAACCcgacctccttgaggaTGCGCACCAAGTCCGCGTGCGCCTCGGGATGCCGGTCATGTAGAAACAGCGGGAGGCCGAACTTCTTcgacagcagcagcagtcgGGGAAGATGCTTCAGCTGGGTTTCCCTTGGTGCGAACTTGAGCCGGTCGTAGTCAAGCCCCACCTCGCCGATCGAGATGATACGCTTCGAACCGCCTTCTCCCCGGTCCGTGGAAATCAactcctccagctcgccgaaGTACGCATCCTCTCCGCCGGCGTGCTTGTCGATCTcagtggtggaggtgggatGACACCCGGCGGTCGAGTGAAAGTCTGTTGTGAGCTGCTTGCGTGGAACAAAGAGCTCACTATATTGCTGGGCATACTTGAGCACAATCCTCGACTCCCTCAACGACGTGCCTGTCAGGAGTTGGCGGGTCACACCGGCCTCACGGgcgcgttcgaggacgGCTGGAAGGTCGCCGGGATGGCGTTGCTTGCCGTGGTACTTGCCCTGGAACATGCCGTCGCCCAGGTTCACTGCAATATCTGACCGGTCAGCTGTTCTTTTCGGTCCCATAGCTGCGCGGAGTTCGACTCACCTGCGAACTGCATTGTTGTTGCTGCCCGTCTTGGCAGATGTCGGGGAAGAGTCGACCACACGATTGTGGCTGGAAGTTGTCAATAAGCGTAGACGCTGGGTATAACGCGGCGACGCCCTTATATCCACGGGCTGTCTATCGATCTCTAAGTGTTCTAGATGTGTCGAGTCGTGTTCGGGGCCGAAACAGATACAAAGTCAACTTGGAGTTGGGTGCGTCAAGGTGGACCTCtctggtggaggtcgatCGGCGGCACTTCGGCAATTTACCGGCGTGGCACTGAAAGTCAGTGGCCACCAGTCACCAATTCACCGCGCTTCAACGCTCAACAAcatcacctccacccagcATCCGCAACCATGGTCGACGCGCAGAGCTCGCTCCTTGCGGAGCTCGCGTCGCGGTTCCCGCTGACGGTGCCGATACCGACACCCTTAACGAATCCGGAGCTCATCCGCACCTCAGACCTCgcagtggaggaggacctcTTGCACAACCCGGACAACATGCGTCTGTGGCTCAACCACATCGCGGCCATCAAGGACCGGATCGGCAAAGCACTGCCGCCGAAGACACACGACCTGTcgcccgaggagaagatgcTCGGTCTCCTCGCATACCCCGTGGCGCGGGATgggctgcgcgagctggtgaTGGTGTACGAGCGCGCACTCGCCGTCTTCCCGACAAACTACAAGCTGTGGAAGTCGTACTTCCTTACACGGCAGGAGTACGTGATGGGTACTCtcaccgaggacgcggtcaaggcgcgcgcgcaccaGGCCAAGCGCGGAGCGGCGTACAAAACCAACGTCAAGGAGCTGCTtgacgatgccgaggacACGAACATTTGGGAGGGCGGtcttgacggcgtcgtcggcttCGAGGAGTGGCGCGCTCTCTTCGCCACGGGCGAGCGCATGCTCCACTGGCTCAGCAACCTCCCCGTCCCATGGCTCCTCCACCTGTCCATGATGTTGCACCCCAAGTGCCCACCCATGTTCAAGCGGACGTACGCGCGCCGCACGTTCGACCGCGCCCTCCgcaccctcccacccagTTTGCATGGACGCATATGGGGCCTGTACCTCCGCTGGGCTGAGAttgtcggcggcgaagcgggcgagcgcgtctgGCGCCGCTTCTTGAAGGTGATCTGAACTATCATTGATTGTAGCTGACGACAGATCGACTCGTCCCTCACCGAGCGCCACATCACGTACCTTCTCGAGGCGGAGCCGCCCCAACCCTTAGCCGCGGCGAAATACCTGCTGTTGCTGGCACGTCGGGCGGCGCAGAACCTCTACTCCTCGCTTGAGGGTAAGTCCCCGTACCA of Cutaneotrichosporon cavernicola HIS019 DNA, chromosome: 4 contains these proteins:
- the pi038 gene encoding uncharacterized protein (TatD related DNase), with translation MQFADIAVNLGDGMFQGKYHGKQRHPGDLPAVLERAREAGVTRQLLTGTSLRESRIVLKYAQQYNFHSTAGCHPTSTTEIDKHAGGEDAYFGELEELISTDRGEGGSKRIISIGEVGLDYDRLKFAPRETQLKHLPRLLLLSKKFGLPLFLHDRHPEAHADLVRILKEVGFGPDWPGGVAHSFTGTIDEMKELVDMGLYIGINGCSLKTQENVDVVKAIPLDRLLLETDAPWCSVTTSHASYKHLPKDLVVVEKVKPEKFVEGKGVKGRNEPAEVVVIAHIVASIRGEPLEKVASAAFDNTMRLFYPGEVKNLKESPLW